One Rosa chinensis cultivar Old Blush chromosome 3, RchiOBHm-V2, whole genome shotgun sequence DNA window includes the following coding sequences:
- the LOC112195002 gene encoding paramyosin has translation MEAEDKKKKKRNKNKKKNNKAPDDVPVAENSSQVSLSAAAAAADTISEDVQISGNGQVSEAADNAVQYVDANPIRHENGTEQRSLLAESEERHWLQKEAELEEMIKQLEKEKDLQMHKEATFEGTIKQLQNEKDSSEQNVATLEGTIKLLRDEKDAHMQKEATLEDTIKLLREETDSHIHKEAILQKEIVQLRSETDSWLQKEVGLEEKISRLVAEKSTLESEEASLQEKIKHLQSDRDTWILKEDSFKEMIATQTDNIARLQAQVLELEQSRNNLVQENQQLMGNLSSLELQIKDLESVSSNRSSVEGAKHTSEREDLNSQIEAACALVEKLITENADLVEKVNELYVELERHSAKDGLPSTTTFNTTVLPVETLGTINPMSRSGEDMSTSGQKLYSSEVVPLKEEIHNNGNMDSQQAASLQSNGNLDIQHPESVPNSTISYESSESEIVQIPLDADEVRDLESQSAREVKNEAVSLTDAPLIGAPFRLVSFVARYVSGADLVNKS, from the exons ATGGAGGCGgaggacaagaagaagaagaagaggaacaagaataagaagaagaacaacaagGCCCCCGACGATGTCCCCGTCGCGGAGAACAGCAGCCAAGTTTCATtgtccgccgccgccgccgccgccgataCTATTTCCGAAGATGTCCAGATTTCCGGCAATGGTCAAGTTTCAGAGGCCGCTGATAATGCTGTGCAATATGTAGATGCGAATCCGATTAGGCATGAGAATGGCACCGAACAACGT tCGTTATTAGCTGAATCTGAGGAAAGGCATTGGCTTCAAAAAGAG GCTGAGTTGGAAGAAATGATCAAgcaattagaaaaagaaaaagacttgcAAATGCACAAGGAG GCTACATTTGAGGGTACTATTAAGCAATTACAGAATGAAAAGGATTCAAGTGAACAGAATGTG GCTACGTTAGAAGGTACGATAAAACTATTACGGGATGAAAAAGATGCACATATGCAGAAAGAG GCTACGTTAGAAGATACAATAAAACTATTACGGGAGGAAACTGATTCACACATTCATAAAGAG GCCATCCTACAGAAGGAAATTGTACAATTACGGAGTGAAACAGATTCCTGGCTTCAAAAGGAG GTTGGGTTGGAGGAGAAAATCAGTCGACTAGTAGCCGAAAAGTCCACTTTGGAATCTGAAGAG GCAAGCTTACAGGAAAAGATTAAACATCTACAGAGTGATAGAGATACCTGGATTCTAAAGGAG GATTCATTTAAAGAAATGATAGCAACTCAGACAGATAATATTGCTAGACTACAAGCACAG GTGTTGGAATTGGAGCAATCCAGGAATAATCTTGTACAAGAAAACCAACAGCTGATGGGAAATTTATCTAGTCTAGAGTTGCAAATTAAGGATCTTGAGAGTGTTTCTTCTAATCGCTCATCAGTTGAAGGTGCAAAG CATACTTCAGAACGTGAAGATCTGAACTCGCAAATTGAAGCAGCATGTGCACTGGTTGAGAAATTAATTACAGAGAATGCAGACCTTGTTGAAAAG GTGAATGAGTTGTATGTTGAACTTGAACGGCATAGTGCAAAAGATGGGCTTCCTTCAACTACAACATTTAATACAACAGTTCTACCAGTTGAAACTCTTGGTACCATCAATCCCATGTCCAGATCCGGTGAGGATATGTCTACATCAGGCCAGAAGCTTTATTCATCAGAAGTTGTGCCGCTCAAAGAGGAGATACATAATAATGGTAACATGGATTCCCAGCAGGCTGCTTCACTGCAAAGTAATGGTAATTTGGATATTCAGCATCCTGAATCAGTTCCAAATTCAACCATATCGTATGAATCCAGTGAAAGTGAAATTGTGCAAATTCCTTTGGACGCCGATGAAGTTCGGGATCTAGAATCGCAGTCAGCCAGAGAGGTTAAAAACGAAGCTGTCTCTCTTACAGATGCTCCCCTAATTGGTGCACCTTTCCGGTTAGTGTCGTTTGTTGCTAGATATGTCAGCGGTGCAGACTTGGTTAACAAAAGTTAG
- the LOC112192871 gene encoding ubiquitin-conjugating enzyme E2 28: MASKRILKELKDLQKDPPTSCSAGPVAEDMFHWQATIMGPPDSPYAGGVFLVTIHFPPDYPFKPPKVAFRTKVFHPNINSNGSICLDILKEQWSPALTISKVLLSICSLLTDPNPDDPLVPEIAHMYKTDRAKYESTARSWTQKYAMG, from the exons ATGGCGTCCAAGCGCATCTTGAAGGAGCTTAAGGATTTGCAGAAGGATCCTCCCACTTCCTGCAGCGCCG GTCCTGTGGCTGAGGACATGTTTCATTGGCAAGCGACGATTATGGGACCCCCTGATAGCCCATATGCAGGAGGTGTATTCCTTGTTACCATCCATTTCCCTCCTGACTATCCTTTCAAACCACCTAAG GTTGCGTTTAGGACTAAGGTCTTCCACCCGAATATCAATAGCAATGGAAGCATTTGTCTTGATATCCTCAAAGAACAATGGAGTCCAGCCCTTACTATCTCTAAG GTATTGCTCTCAATCTGCTCATTGCTGACTGACCCAAATCCTGATGACCCCCTTGTACCGGAGATTGCCCATATGTATAAAACTGATCGAGCCAAGTATGAGTCGACTGCACGTAGCTGGACTCAGAAGTATGCAATGGGGTGA